TGTAAGTTAAGTAATTTATATTTAATTTCTTTAGATATAGAAAAAACTATATTTATATTCCATACCTTAGATAGATGAAAATTATATTTAGTGATAGAATATACGCAAGCTTACCCATAAGAGTAGTCTGTCAATAAATAATTGATGGATAAATTCCCTGTAGAGACGGCGATTTATCGCGTCTCTCTAACCGTCAAAACGAATTTGACAGACTAATAGTAAATGCATTAATGTGACTTCGATGAAGTTAATAGTACAGACGCGATTAATCGAGTCTGTAAAAAATCATAAATCTTAGTATAATTTTGTACCTCATAAGCCCTTACCTCTTACATTGAAGTTCAAGCCAGTTGGCACAGTCAATTCACTCCCTTTGAACTCAAGTTGTATTAAGTAGTAAGAACAACTGTTAAATATTGATGCAAAATTGGGTATTTTATTGAATTTGCTTCGGAAAGTTTCAGATTATATTTTCAATCATTAATAAATTTCAGGAGCAAATCAGGTGTTTACTTCAACCTTACTCGCTGCTGCAACCACACCCTTGCAATGGAGTCCGACAGTTGGACTGATTATCATTATTGCTAATATCATTGCCATTGCTTTTGGTAAATCAACCATCAAATATCCCAACGCTGAACCAGCACTGCCCTCATCTAATCTCTTTGGTGGTTTTGGTTTACCGGCCCTTTTAGCAACCACTGCCTTCGGTCATATCTTAGGAGTGGGCGCTGTTTTGGGGCTGCATAACCTGGGAAGAATTTAGGTTCTTAACCAAGTTAACCTTTATTTGATGATTTTTTTGTCTCCATCTTTGAGCCAGAGAGTTAATTTCCTGGCTCTTTTTTATCGTAAAAAGGCACAGATTCAACAGCCTAGTCTGAAACTCTCTTTATCATTTACTGGAATGCCCCTTTAGATAATAATAGTTTTCTAATACAAAAAAGCCCCTATTCATATAAGGGCTTTAATTATTGACTATTGACTATGGCTGCCACAAACGAATCTGTGTCTTTCTAACTGTCTAATAACGAATTAAGCCTTTGCACGTAGAGGATCCTAAAGAAGCGGTACTATTACTTTGATAAGAGCTTCTTCTAGTACTTAAGTTGGTTCCGTTGGAATTAAGAGTGACTTTCTAACGGATTAGCAATGTATTTAAAGGTTGGTTCAGAATTCCAAGGGCCACGCTCATCTTTACCATTGTCACTTGTAGATAGGTTGTAGTAGAGAGCAACAGTTTCATCTGGCTTAACATTACCAAAAAATGGATCTGTCAACTTACCTAGCGAATCTAGAGCTTTCATAAACATCTGAGTGTGAGAAATTTCTCGTGTCAACAGATGGACTA
This Nostoc sp. KVJ3 DNA region includes the following protein-coding sequences:
- the psaK gene encoding photosystem I reaction center subunit PsaK, which encodes MFTSTLLAAATTPLQWSPTVGLIIIIANIIAIAFGKSTIKYPNAEPALPSSNLFGGFGLPALLATTAFGHILGVGAVLGLHNLGRI